Within Dysgonomonas sp. HDW5A, the genomic segment ATCGACACGTCCAACTCCGGCTGGAGTTCCTGTAAATATAATATCGCCAATCTTTAATGTAAAGAAACGGCTCACATAATCTATTATTTTATCAACTGAATGAATCATATCAGATGAATTTCCTATTTGAACCTGATTACCATTTTTATGCAGCTCAAAATTCAAATTATCCATAGAGCCGGAAAATTCTTCTTTTGGAATAAACTCACCTATTGCCGCAGAATAGTCAAAACCTTTAGACAGTTCCCAAGGAAGCCCTTTCGATTTTAGCTCCGATTGCAGGTCTCTTGCCGTAAAATCTATTCCAACAGTCAGTTCATCATAATAGCGGTGAGCAAACCGTTCTGCAATGTTCTTACCCAATCTGTTTATACGGACAACAATTTCCAATTCGTAATGAATATCATTCGAAAAATCCGGTATAAAAAAAGGCTTATTATCCTTCAGTAAAGCAGAGTCGGGCTTGATGAAAATAACCGGATTATCGGAAGTAGCCGAATCGGCTCTTCCCATCTCGCGATTATGTTCCTGATAATTAAGACCTACGCAAATAATCTTCATTCTTAATGTGTCAAATTACAATACAATATACAGAATTCACAAAGATAAAAATATTTTCATACTAAAATGACGATATTAAAGGATACAACACTTATTATTACACATAAATCCATAAAGAATCAAAAAAATAGATACAATTGTATAACTCATATCTACCATTATATCTATATTTGCACTGCAATTTGTTATATTTATTTTATCCCACAGACTATGAATACTTTGGAAAAAATGACAGCAGAAAAGCTGTTGAGAATTAAGGCTATAAAGCTTCAACCATCGAATCCGTTTACATGGGCATCCGGATGGAAGTCTCCCATATATTGCGATAACAGAAAACTTTTCTCTTATCCTGCAATCCGTAATTTCGTAAAGATTGAGCTAAGCCGTTTAGCAATGGAATTATACCCCGATGCCGATGCTGTAGCAGGTGTAGCAACAGGAGCTATAACACCGGGAGCATTAGTTGCCGATTCTTTAGGCTTACCTTTTGTATATGTACGTGCTACTCCAAAAGATCACGGACTGGAAAATCTTATTGAAGGTGAGTTAAAGCCAAATAGTAAAGTATTGGTTATTGAAGACCTGATCTCAACGGGAGGCAGTAGCCTTAAAGCTGTAGAAGCCATCAAGAGAGACGGATCGGAAGTTATCGGTATGATTGCCATATTTAACTATGGTTTACCTATTTCAAAAGAAAATTTCACTAAAGCAGGTGTAGAGCTTACAACTCTTACTAATTACGATGCAGTATTAGGTGAAGCGTTGAGAATCGATTATATAGACGAATCGGAACTCGAAACACTTCAAGAGTGGAAAAAAGATCCTGCAAACTGGAAATAAGGTCTCAGACCTTTTTTGCATTACTTTGGCAAGGACGACAACAACCTGTGAAAGTATAGTACTAAATACTTTTATTTACTTAATATCGTAAAAATGGCGGAATATATCAGCGATATAAAAACAATACCTTATTCGGATCAGGATATTTTTTCGGTTTTATCAGACCTGAGAAAATTAGACCTGATTAAAGATAAAATACCTCAGGACAAAATCAAAGATTTCTCATATGATCAGGATTCCTGTACAGTTACTGTAGATCCGATTGGAAAAGTTAGATTTGTTATTGTAGAGCGTGAACCTAATTCTACAATTAAATTTGAGGCCGAACAACTTCCTTTCAAGTTGAATTTATGGATTCAATTAAAACAATCAGCCACAGAAGAAACTAAAATGAAGCTGACCGTAAAAGCCGATATAAATGCTTTCTTGAAACCCATGATATCAAAACCGTTACAAAACGGACTGGATAAAATGGCCGAGACATTAGCCACCATACCTTATGGTGATTTAGCTGAAAAGTAAGGGTCTCAGACCCTTTTGTTGTTTTGGGAATACTGAGAATAAATAGTTGAAATTGCTTAATTAATTAAGGAAAGCTAACGAATGAAACTTTGGCAAAAAAATACACTGGTTAATAAAGATATAGAAGAGTATACGGTTGGTCACGATAGAGAAATGGATTTATATCTAGCCAAACATGATGTAATGGGCTCGATGGCCCACATAACCATGCTCGAATCAATCGGATTACTTGCAAAAGAAGAATTATCTATTCTTCTTAAAGAACTCAAATCAATATATAATACCATAGAAGAAGGTCATTTTACAATAGAAAATGATGTAGAAGATGTTCACTCTCAAATAGAATTAATGCTTACCCGTAAATTGGGTGATGTTGGTAAAAAAATTCACAGTGGTCGTTCGAGAAACGATCAGGTATTGGTTGATCTAAAACTTTTCACTAGAGAACAGATTAAAATTGTCGTAGAATCAGTATCAGGTCTTATTGATGTACTTTTACAGCAAAGCGAAAAGTATAAAAATGTCCTTATACCCGGTTATACTCACTTGCAAATAGCAATGCCATCGTCATTCGGATTATGGTTTGGAGCTTATGCCGAAAGCCTTGTTGATGACTTACAGTTACTTTTGGCTGCATTTAAAATCTGTAACCGCAATCCTTTAGGATCTGCCGCCGGATATGGTTCTTCATTCCCATTAAACAGACAACTAACAACAGATTTATTAGGATTCGATTCTATGAATTATAATGTTGTATATGCTCAAATGGGAAGAGGTAAGATGGAACGCACTGTAGGCTTTGCCATCGCAGGCATAGCCGCAACTCTATCTAAACTATCTTTTGATGCATGTATGTATAATAGTCAGAACTTTGGTTTTATAAAGTTGCCGGATGAATATACTACAGGATCAAGTATCATGCCACATAAGAAGAATCCCGATGTATTTGAATTGTCCCGTGCTAAATGTAATAAATTACAAGCTCTGCCAACAGAAATTACTTTGATTACTAATAATCTTCCGTCAGGCTACTTTAGAGACATGCAACTTATCAAAGAAATTTTCTTGCCTTCTTTTGATGAGCTAAACAACTGCATTTCTATGATTGGTCGTATGATAGGTGAAATTAAAGTAAACGAAGAGGTTATAAATGATGATAAATACACCTATATATTTAGTGTAGAAGAAGTAAACCGTCTAGTATTGGAAGGAATGCCCTTCAGAGATGCTTATAAAAAAGTAGGTATGGACATCGAAAACGGTAAATTCTCACACAACCGACAAGTGAATCATACACACGAAGGAAGTATCGGAAATTTATGCAATGAGCAAATAGAATTACTAAAACAAAATATAATAGATCAGTTTGATTTTGCCTCTATAGAAACTGCAGAATCGAAATTACTAAACTCAGCAAACTAAGGTCTCTGACTTTTTATTGCTTCGAAAAGTATAAAATCAAAACTGGATATCTTTTTAGACTGTAGTATTAAAGAATTGAAACTACTTAAAATTTAAGAATGGAGGATACTGAAATAATTTTAGTTCGCATATCAGGACAAGATCGTCCGGGTGTGACCACTGCTTTAACAGCCATATTAGGACATTACAATGCCACTATACTTGATCTTGGACAGGCAAACATACATCATTCGCTATCGTTAGCAATTATGTTTGAGTCTCAAACCGAAAAATCAGGTTATATCCTCAAAGATTTACTATTTAAGGCTGACGAATTAGGTGTCAATGTCAGATTCTCCCATCTAAGCAAAGAAGCTTATTCCACTTGGGTAAATCTTCAAGGAAAGAATCGTTATACTGTTACTATTTTGGGACGTGAGCTAAATGCAACACATATATCCATAGTAACACAAGTATTGCTAGATAATAAACTCAACATTGAGAAAATTACTCGTCTGACTTCTCGCATTCCCTTAAATAAAAAAGATAGAATCGGTCGGTCGTGTATAGAATTATCAGTTCGTGGAACTATCGAACATTTTAAAGAACTGCAAAAAACATTCCTTACTCTTTCTGCAAAATACCAGATTGATATTGCTTTCCAAGAAGAAAGTATGTATCGTCGTATGCGTCGTTTGATTTGTTTTGATATGGATTCAACTCTTATCCAGACTGAGGTTATAGATGAACTTGCCGATCGTGCAGGAGTAGGAGAAGAAGTTAGGGCTATTACTGAAGCTGCTATGAGAGGCGAAATAGACTTTTCCGAAAGCTTCAAAAGAAGAGTTAGCCTACTCAAAGGTTTAGATGAATCGGTTATGAAAGAGATTGCCGAAAATCTGCCGATAACAGAAGGAATGACCCGATTAGTACGTATTTTGAAAAAGAGTGGATATAAAATAGCCATTCTTTCGGGTGGATTTACTTATTTTGGTAATCACTTAAAAGAAAAATACGGATTTGATTATGTATATGCCAACGAACTGGAAATTGAAGACGGTAAACTTACCGGAAAACATGTTGGAGATATTGTAGATGGCAAACGCAAAGCAGAGTTGTTACGTTTAATTGCTCAGGTCGAAAAAGTAGATTTGAAACAAACTGTAGCCGTAGGTGATGGAGCGAACGATCTACAAATGTTGGCTACTGCAGGACTAGGAATTGCATTTCATGCAAAACCTAAAGTCAAAGAGAATGCACAACAGTCTCTTTCTACTGTAGGACTCGATGGGATTTTATATTTCTTGGGGTATAGAGACTCGATGCTCGAAGGAGATTATTAAAAAATATAATAATATAAACAGTAAAGTCCCGGAGATTTCCGAGACTTTGCTGTTTTATAAAAGATGGGTTTTACTTCACCATTAATTTTAGACTTTCATTCAACTCTGGATGTTTATTGTCTTTAATTGATAAAACATATACTCCTGATGGTAATTTAGAAGAATCAACCGAATGATCTTTGGTTATAAGCAATGTACGCCCCGACATATCTATTATTCTGATTTCAGCAGTATTGGTTTCTTTCGGGAAATCAATAAATAATATATTTCCTCTCAATACAGGGTTAGGGTATACCGTAGTACTTACTCTTGTATCACTAATTAATTCAACCGTTCTGAGGGTAGATGCTAATGACTTGAACTCGATCAACAACTTAGGATGTTTATTTACATCAGATGATTCTTTCGAATAAAATTGTGCATCTGTTTTTCCATCACTACCTTTTGAGGTAGAAGATACGTGCAATGATATGATTTTATTTCCTTTCTTATACTCTGAGCGAACATATTCGGTAATATCAACCTGTACATCAGAGCCTGCCGGTAAACCATTAACAGTAGCAATAGGCTCAGCCAAAACAGAAGGTTTGTTTGCCCATGTTAAAGTCGATTCTGTCCATGTATTTGCCACCGGTACAATTTGCCAGCTGGTATTTTGAATAGAAATATTAGCGTATGAAACCGACAATTTTAAGTAAACATTATCTATTTCATCAAAACTGGTATTTTCCAGATTAAATTTAAAATACACCTCTCGATTGTATCCATCACCGTCTTTTTTAATAGTCAAAGTATTAGTTGTACCATAATTGGTATTCGCAAAACTACCATCTCTTACCCAAGCATCTTCGATAGCAATAAATTCAGACGATGCGGTATTACTTTCGCCCTTTTCTTGTAACATTAATTGTGGAGCTTTAAGCGGATCACTTCCCTCTTTCGAATAAAACTGAGCATCTGTTTTGCCATCGGCACCCCTGGTTGTTGACGAAATATGCAAAGTCAATGTTTTACTATTATTTTTAATTTCATTAAATACAGCCTGAGATATATCCACCATAACATTAGAACCGGCAGGTACTGTAGAAACTGTCGCTATTGTATTAGTAGTGACAGGTCTATTATTCCATGTTATACTTTTCTCGCTCCATGTATTATCAGCAACATATCCTATATTCCATTGAGTATCATGAATTGATGTATTGGAGTTTGCTACATACAGAGCTAAAAATATATTTTGATACTTGGTTATATCAATATTCTGTAAATCAAATTTAATATAAGCCTCTCGATTATAACCATCTCCATCTTTTTTCACAACTAAAGTATTAGCTGTTCCATAATTCGTATTTGCATAATCGCCATCCCTTACCCAAGAATCTTCTATTGCATAAACAGATTTATACTTAACCGATACATATTCAGGAGTATCCTGATCTATTATATACTTGAATGTAGAACCGGCATACGAATCGGGATGTTTAGGCAGTGTACATTTTAGTTCTTTTGTACCTCCAATAGTTGGGAACTTTGTCCGCAAAGTTACATTTGATTGTACTCTCGATGGATCTGAGATATAAACTTCAACTTTGGGCGTTCCTACATTTTTAAGGATTAAAGCACATCCCCTATCAGCATAAACAGTAACATCTCCATTTCTAAATGTGGCAGCTTTATAAAAGACCAGACTTAAAATATTTAACCCTTTATGTCTTACAGCCTGGATTGAATCTGTATTTGCCAATATTTCAATATCAGCACTAGAATAGGTATTCATTTCTGCTGATGTAGTTTTATTTGGAACAACTATATAGGAGTAACTTCCATTGGTGGGCTTAACACCATGATTAAACCACATTTTAAATACTTCTTTTGTTATTACCTCATCGCTAGAAGGTGCATTAATAGATTTCCATGTTCCGGTCTGATCTTGATTAGTAATAGAAATATTTCCCCCTTGAGGAAAGATATAACCTATTCCATTATGCAACACCCATGATGGATTAACATAATTATGGCTTCCTTTACTCAATATTGTTTCGGTTCCATTCGTATTAGCAATCACACTTCCTTGAAGTAAACTTTGATTAAGTGTTGTGTTTATTGTTTGTGCTACTGTCGAAGCAATAGCCGCACCTAAGCAAACAACCTCGTCATCAAAAAAGAACCATGACTTTTTAGCTGTTGTATTAATATTATAGTTATTATCATTAAGCCAATAAGTACTTACCCCGTATTTTCCGTCAGAAACCCCTCCGGCAAAAGTACTTGTACCTACTTGCCCCCACTGTGCAGGTTTTGGTATCGTTATCAAAGAAGGAGCTGTTACACCGGGTATCTTCGCCCAATCCCATACAGGGAAAATATCGACATACTCATCGCCATTGATAGCAATATCAGTTGCTCCGTCTGCAAGGAAGTATCCTTTAAGGTTCTCTTCATTACCATTCTCATTCCGACATGTGTATTTCGATGCAGTTCGTACATCAAAAGTATAACCCGGGCGTTGATGCAATGTATAATCAGACCGCCAAAAGTGAGTGTTGGTTGATTTCAATCCATATCCGGGAGATTCTGTTCCCTTCAATCGTTTTACTGCTGCTTCGTATTCTTCTGTATTCGCTGGATCAAGAGCAATCATACGGTTTACAACTGTAGCAAAACCAGATTGGCTAAGACCGTTTTTTCTGCTCACTCCACGACCCAATACATTATAAAGAAAATATTTACCCCTGATAATCGGTAAATAAATAGTTCTCATGAATTGACTCAGCAAATCTAGTTTTTCGCCGGATAATGCATAGGGAGTGCCTACCATATACTCGGCAATACTAGATATACCATTCACAAACACATGCCCATACCCACCAACATATAATTGATTACCATGCTGTTGATAGGAATAATCATGCTGTAGCCCCTCTCCTGTTGTTAAAAATATAGGAAAGTACACCTGATCTGCACCAAAAGACAATACTGAAGTATCTTTAGTCAAACACCCTCTATATATCCAATGTGTAGCAATATCCAGTTTGTTAGCTCCGGTCCCTTGCGACCCCGGCTCATCAGGCTTTCCCCCTTCACTTTTCATACGTGCCAGAAGGTTATTTTCGAGAGTAGCAGGCAATTGCTGTGCTCCCGAACGCATAAGAATCAACATAACACCCATTCGCTGAGGGCAAGCTATTTTCTGCATATACCAATTGGTACTTAAAGGATGTTTATCATACCAAAAACCGAGCATCTTTACAATCGTATTATAAACGGCTGCATCTCCAAAATACTTGCTATTGGTCATTGTATAAGCAAGTACCATGCTCTTCATCCTGTCTAAATGACCAATCGGTTTCCAGTCAGTCTGGGCATTATCTGCATAGTTAATATCAGGAAAAGATCCATCTTCCTGGATAACCGATAGATAATAAGTAGTATTATTTTCCATAGTCGTGACATTAACACTTTTATGAGCAGATTGAATACGCTCCATGACTACTTCAAATACATCAGCTTTGGTATCATCTGATGTTTGATTTTTGGATGCATAAAGACTACTTAAAAATGTTAATCCAATAAAAAGAATGAGAAAATTCAGACATCTCTTATTCGTATAGAGATGCTTTTTAATAATGTTTTTCATGTTCCTAAATTTAAAGTTTGTAATTCTGTGTACAGTCAAGCTCTGTAAAACGGTCAAAATATAGTGTATTCTATCCAGACAACAATACTTATTCTTTAATTTAACACTTACATCAACACACAGATACATAAAAAACTAGCCCTACTTCTGTTTAGAAGCAGGGCTAGAGACAATATGTTAAATTAATACTTAGATCAATTCAGGATCAACCACATTTTGAAGCACCACAATTGCTACATTTCAAACAACCCTCTTGATAAACTAAGGTTTCTTGCTCACAAACAGGACATTTTTGACCTTTCAATTCGGCACCGTTAGGAAGGTACTTCTTCAAAGCTCTTTCAACCCCATTTTTCCATGTATTGATTGTTTCGCTATCTAATTCCAAACCTTGAACCAGTTTAATAACCTGATCGATTGGCATACCATAACGCAATACGCCTGAAATCAATTTAGCATAATTCCAATACTCAGGATTAAACTTACTGTTCAGACCTTCGATTGTTGTTTTATAGCCTCTCTTATTCTTGAATTGGAAGTCATAGCTACGTTCTCCATCGTCATCAGTACTTTTAATAATAACTCCTTTACTTACATGTTTAGGCAACATAATACCTTCATCATCGTCATTAAGACCTGTAAATATTTCGTAAGGACGACCATCTAGAACACCGATAAAGGCAATCCATTTTTCCTTGTTATTTTGGAATCTAATTACGTCTGCTTCCAGCTCTTTAGGACGAGAAGTCACCAAGATTGGACGTTCGTAACATTCGTCTTCTTTTGTTTTTTTGTCATCGGCAGCCAATAATACACCTGCACGTGAACCGTCTCTGTAAACAGTACATCCTTTACATCCGCTCTTCCAAGCCTCAACATATAATGTATTTACTAACTCTTCCGACACATCTGATGGTAAATTTATAGTTACACTGATTGAGTGGTCAACCCACTTTTGAATACGCCCTTGCATTTTCACTTTTTGCAACCAATCTACATCATTCGAAGTTGCTTTATAGTACGGAGATTGAGCTACCAGATGATCTAACTCTTCCGATGAATATTTTTTAGTCACTGAGTGTCCTTTTGCTTCCATCCAGGTTACAAACTTGTGGTGGAAAACAATGTATTCTTCCCATGAATCGCCATTTTCATCTATAAAGTCTACTTTAACCTGTACATCATTCGGATTTACCTTACGACGACGTTTATAGACAGGAAGAAATACAGGCTCAATACCTGACGAAGATTGTGTCATTAAACTAGTTGTTCCCGTTGGAGCTACTGTAAGACAGGCAATATTACGACGACCGTATTTTTCCATCTCAGTATAAAGAGTAGGGTCTTCAGCACACAATCTATTGATGAACGGATTATTTTTTTCTCTTTCGATATCAAAGATTTCAAAAGCACCACGTTCTTTTGCTAAATTGACAGATGCACGATAAGCTGCAATAGCCAAAGTACGATGTACTTCTTCAGCTAGAGCCGTAGCATCTTCCGTTCCATAGCGAAGATTCATTGCTGCAATCATATCCCCTTCTGCAGTTATCCCCACGCCTGTTCTACGTCCTTGCAATGTTTTCTTGCGGATTTTTTCCCATAAGTTTCTTTCGGTTTGTTTTACCTCTTCCACTTCAGGGTCTTCATTTATTTTCAATAATATATTATCAATCTTTTCTGTTTCCAGATCAATAATATCATCCATAATACGTTGAGCTAGTGCTACGTGTTTTTTGAATAATTCAAAATCAAAATAAGCATCATCAGTAAATGGATTAACTACATATGAATATAAATTAATCGCCAGCAAGCGACAACTATCGTAAGGACAAAGAGGTATTTCACCACATGGATTAGTAGATACTGTACGGAAACCTAAATCGGCATAGCAATCAGGCACCGATTCTCTAAGAATTGTATCCCAGAATAAAACTCCCGGTTCTGCCGATCTCCAAGCATTATGTACAATTTTCTCCCACAATCTCGAAGCATCTATTTCTTTTGTTGTAGTAGGATCGTTTGACACAACAGGATATTGTTGCGTATAAGTTGTTCCATCAACAACAGCCTGCATAAAGTCGTCATCAATTTTAACGGAAACATTTGCACCTGTTACTTTTCCTTCTACCATTTTGGCATCAATGAAAGATTCCGCATCAGGATGTTTTATAGAAACACTCAACATCAAAGCTCCGCGGCGACCATCTTGTGCTACTTCACGGGTAGAGTTTGAATACCTTTCCATGAAAGGAACCAAACCAGTTGACGTTAATGCAGAATTTTTAACCGGAGAACCTTTTGGGCGGATGTGAGAAAGATCATGCCCTACTCCACCTCTGCGTTTCATTAATTGCACTTGTTCCTGATCGATGTGCATAATCGCACCATATGAATCTGCCGATCCATCGATTCCGATCACAAAACAGTTCGAAAGAGAAGCAATTTGAAAATCGTTGCCAATACCCGTCATTGGGCTACCTTGAGGTACGATATACTTAAACTGATCAAATAAGTCATATAATTCCTGACTTGTAAGGCCGTTTTCGTACTTTTTCTCAATACGAGCGATTTCATTGGCTAGTCGCCAGTGCATATCTTCCGGCGAGTGCTCATAAATATTGCCGGCAGCATCTTTTAATGCGTACTTATTGACCCAAACCTTAGCGGCCAACTCATCTCCTTTAAAGTAAGCTAGAGCTGCTTCACAGGCTTCATCAAAAGTGTAGATTTTACGTTCCATTGTGAGGATATTCTTTAATTTGAAATTTTATTCTATTGTTCTTTATTTTTCAGCAATACAAAATTACCGAGTAATAACGAATGTTACAAATTTTAAAACAATTTGTTTTCAACAATGTTCAATGTTTTCCGAAATAAAAAACAATCAACTCATTTACAGACAATTAAAAAATTAACACTGTTGGAAAGTTTTCCAAAATAAAATTACAATAAATTTGCCTCTGTAATTATTTTTCATATCAAACACCCTACAGTTATAATAAAATTATCGGATTCGGCATAACAATTTATATTATTTCTAATGAAAAAAATTAAATAAAAAACCCTGTCCAAATAAATCGAACAGGGTCATATCATTTTAACAAAACAGATTCTATCAAAGTGTAAAATCTAAATTATACCGATTTTATTTCTTTTCCCACTTTGTATTACGCATATCTCCTGTTTCAGTAAAAGCTTTATGAAAAGCAAAACAGTTATACATATCAAAAGGAGTCTGTCCTGCAGGAGCATTTGCTATATATTCGCGCAACAAAGGTCTGTAATCAGGATGCGCACATTTCTCTATGATTTCGTGAGCACGTTCTAATGGAGACTTTCCTCGAAGATCAGCAACCCCATATTCTGAAATGATAATTTTCACAGAGTGTTCACTATGGTCTTCATGAGATACTAAAGGAACAAAAGCACTAATTTTACCATCTTTTGCGGTAGAAGGTGTCACAAATACCGAAACATAAGCTCCTCTTGTAAAGTCGCCCGATCCACCAATACCGTTCATCATTTTAGTCCCCATAACATGAGTTGAATTGATATTTCCAAAAATATCAGCCTCCAACGCTGTATTTATAGCAATGATACCTAAACGACGAACTATTTCCTGATTATTTGAAATTTCAGAAGGACGAAGAACAGTTCTTTCTTTAAAGAAGTCTAGATTTTTATATATTTTCTCAATACAAGGATTACTCACAGTTAAAGAGCATCCGCTTGCAAATTTAATACGACCCGATTCCATCAAATCGATAACTGCATCCTGAATAACCTCAGTGTAAACCTCAAAATCAGGAATTTCTTTACTCTCTCCCATTGCCGCCAATACAGCATTTGCAATATTACCTACACCTGATTGAATAGGAAGAAATGATTTAGGCATACGGCC encodes:
- a CDS encoding polysaccharide lyase family 8 super-sandwich domain-containing protein, producing MKNIIKKHLYTNKRCLNFLILFIGLTFLSSLYASKNQTSDDTKADVFEVVMERIQSAHKSVNVTTMENNTTYYLSVIQEDGSFPDINYADNAQTDWKPIGHLDRMKSMVLAYTMTNSKYFGDAAVYNTIVKMLGFWYDKHPLSTNWYMQKIACPQRMGVMLILMRSGAQQLPATLENNLLARMKSEGGKPDEPGSQGTGANKLDIATHWIYRGCLTKDTSVLSFGADQVYFPIFLTTGEGLQHDYSYQQHGNQLYVGGYGHVFVNGISSIAEYMVGTPYALSGEKLDLLSQFMRTIYLPIIRGKYFLYNVLGRGVSRKNGLSQSGFATVVNRMIALDPANTEEYEAAVKRLKGTESPGYGLKSTNTHFWRSDYTLHQRPGYTFDVRTASKYTCRNENGNEENLKGYFLADGATDIAINGDEYVDIFPVWDWAKIPGVTAPSLITIPKPAQWGQVGTSTFAGGVSDGKYGVSTYWLNDNNYNINTTAKKSWFFFDDEVVCLGAAIASTVAQTINTTLNQSLLQGSVIANTNGTETILSKGSHNYVNPSWVLHNGIGYIFPQGGNISITNQDQTGTWKSINAPSSDEVITKEVFKMWFNHGVKPTNGSYSYIVVPNKTTSAEMNTYSSADIEILANTDSIQAVRHKGLNILSLVFYKAATFRNGDVTVYADRGCALILKNVGTPKVEVYISDPSRVQSNVTLRTKFPTIGGTKELKCTLPKHPDSYAGSTFKYIIDQDTPEYVSVKYKSVYAIEDSWVRDGDYANTNYGTANTLVVKKDGDGYNREAYIKFDLQNIDITKYQNIFLALYVANSNTSIHDTQWNIGYVADNTWSEKSITWNNRPVTTNTIATVSTVPAGSNVMVDISQAVFNEIKNNSKTLTLHISSTTRGADGKTDAQFYSKEGSDPLKAPQLMLQEKGESNTASSEFIAIEDAWVRDGSFANTNYGTTNTLTIKKDGDGYNREVYFKFNLENTSFDEIDNVYLKLSVSYANISIQNTSWQIVPVANTWTESTLTWANKPSVLAEPIATVNGLPAGSDVQVDITEYVRSEYKKGNKIISLHVSSTSKGSDGKTDAQFYSKESSDVNKHPKLLIEFKSLASTLRTVELISDTRVSTTVYPNPVLRGNILFIDFPKETNTAEIRIIDMSGRTLLITKDHSVDSSKLPSGVYVLSIKDNKHPELNESLKLMVK
- a CDS encoding SRPBCC family protein, which codes for MAEYISDIKTIPYSDQDIFSVLSDLRKLDLIKDKIPQDKIKDFSYDQDSCTVTVDPIGKVRFVIVEREPNSTIKFEAEQLPFKLNLWIQLKQSATEETKMKLTVKADINAFLKPMISKPLQNGLDKMAETLATIPYGDLAEK
- a CDS encoding fumarylacetoacetate hydrolase family protein, producing the protein MKIICVGLNYQEHNREMGRADSATSDNPVIFIKPDSALLKDNKPFFIPDFSNDIHYELEIVVRINRLGKNIAERFAHRYYDELTVGIDFTARDLQSELKSKGLPWELSKGFDYSAAIGEFIPKEEFSGSMDNLNFELHKNGNQVQIGNSSDMIHSVDKIIDYVSRFFTLKIGDIIFTGTPAGVGRVDIDDHLEGFLENKKLFDFYVR
- the serB gene encoding phosphoserine phosphatase SerB; this translates as MEDTEIILVRISGQDRPGVTTALTAILGHYNATILDLGQANIHHSLSLAIMFESQTEKSGYILKDLLFKADELGVNVRFSHLSKEAYSTWVNLQGKNRYTVTILGRELNATHISIVTQVLLDNKLNIEKITRLTSRIPLNKKDRIGRSCIELSVRGTIEHFKELQKTFLTLSAKYQIDIAFQEESMYRRMRRLICFDMDSTLIQTEVIDELADRAGVGEEVRAITEAAMRGEIDFSESFKRRVSLLKGLDESVMKEIAENLPITEGMTRLVRILKKSGYKIAILSGGFTYFGNHLKEKYGFDYVYANELEIEDGKLTGKHVGDIVDGKRKAELLRLIAQVEKVDLKQTVAVGDGANDLQMLATAGLGIAFHAKPKVKENAQQSLSTVGLDGILYFLGYRDSMLEGDY
- the pyrE gene encoding orotate phosphoribosyltransferase → MNTLEKMTAEKLLRIKAIKLQPSNPFTWASGWKSPIYCDNRKLFSYPAIRNFVKIELSRLAMELYPDADAVAGVATGAITPGALVADSLGLPFVYVRATPKDHGLENLIEGELKPNSKVLVIEDLISTGGSSLKAVEAIKRDGSEVIGMIAIFNYGLPISKENFTKAGVELTTLTNYDAVLGEALRIDYIDESELETLQEWKKDPANWK
- the argH gene encoding argininosuccinate lyase, with protein sequence MKLWQKNTLVNKDIEEYTVGHDREMDLYLAKHDVMGSMAHITMLESIGLLAKEELSILLKELKSIYNTIEEGHFTIENDVEDVHSQIELMLTRKLGDVGKKIHSGRSRNDQVLVDLKLFTREQIKIVVESVSGLIDVLLQQSEKYKNVLIPGYTHLQIAMPSSFGLWFGAYAESLVDDLQLLLAAFKICNRNPLGSAAGYGSSFPLNRQLTTDLLGFDSMNYNVVYAQMGRGKMERTVGFAIAGIAATLSKLSFDACMYNSQNFGFIKLPDEYTTGSSIMPHKKNPDVFELSRAKCNKLQALPTEITLITNNLPSGYFRDMQLIKEIFLPSFDELNNCISMIGRMIGEIKVNEEVINDDKYTYIFSVEEVNRLVLEGMPFRDAYKKVGMDIENGKFSHNRQVNHTHEGSIGNLCNEQIELLKQNIIDQFDFASIETAESKLLNSAN